A region from the Kribbella shirazensis genome encodes:
- a CDS encoding serine/threonine-protein kinase — protein MLIAHRYRLGASLGRGGMGEVFRATDVALGREVAVKVMLRSQEGTAAEERFQREARAAARLSDPHIVAVYDFGQADDNFYLVMELVEGSSVAAELAEHGPLPWDRAVDIVEQAAAGLAAAHAQNVVHRDIKPSNLLVAADGTVKVADFGIAHLPGSETSDLTVTGQIMGSPHYLSPERARGLRGGPESDVYALGCVLYQLVTGRPPFVGDHPTAVLYQHVDTAPVPPSQLRPDLAGRFEPVLLRMLAKAPEDRPTAAQLTALPAAADWFPTAALPSESPAEPVAEPPAVTPEPTPVARSRKPLFVAAVAALALAGAVTAGVVLRGAGDNLPPTGDVGPKPSTSAGTPSPSEPAPVGRTSEPTSGGSTTSTTSTTPTSPTSTTPSTSTPTTPTSTPTSSPTPSTQPSPTPTPTKSPSSATSSPTSPTSSTTSTPPTTSNTPEPSETPAPSNTPPPSNTPNPQ, from the coding sequence ATGTTGATCGCACATCGCTACAGGCTGGGCGCGTCCTTGGGACGCGGTGGGATGGGCGAGGTGTTCCGCGCGACCGACGTCGCCCTGGGGCGCGAGGTCGCGGTCAAGGTCATGCTCCGGTCCCAGGAGGGCACCGCGGCCGAGGAGCGATTCCAGCGCGAGGCCCGCGCCGCCGCGCGGCTGAGCGATCCGCACATCGTGGCCGTGTACGACTTCGGGCAGGCCGACGACAACTTCTACCTGGTGATGGAGCTGGTCGAGGGCAGTTCGGTCGCCGCCGAGCTGGCCGAGCACGGTCCGCTGCCGTGGGACCGCGCGGTCGACATCGTCGAACAGGCCGCCGCCGGGCTCGCGGCCGCACACGCGCAGAACGTCGTACATCGCGACATCAAGCCGAGCAATCTGCTGGTCGCGGCCGACGGCACCGTGAAGGTCGCGGACTTCGGCATCGCCCACCTGCCCGGGTCGGAGACATCCGACCTGACGGTCACCGGTCAGATCATGGGCAGCCCGCACTACCTGTCGCCCGAGCGCGCCAGAGGTCTGCGAGGCGGCCCGGAGTCGGACGTGTACGCGCTCGGCTGCGTGCTGTACCAGCTTGTCACCGGCCGGCCACCGTTCGTCGGCGACCACCCGACCGCAGTGCTCTATCAGCATGTCGACACCGCGCCGGTTCCGCCCAGTCAGCTCCGTCCGGACCTGGCGGGTCGCTTCGAGCCTGTGCTCCTGCGGATGCTCGCCAAGGCACCGGAGGATCGGCCGACCGCTGCACAGCTGACCGCTCTGCCGGCGGCCGCCGACTGGTTCCCCACGGCAGCGCTTCCCAGCGAGAGCCCGGCTGAGCCGGTTGCCGAGCCTCCCGCGGTCACGCCGGAGCCCACGCCAGTCGCTCGTTCCAGGAAGCCGCTGTTCGTCGCGGCCGTTGCCGCGCTCGCTCTGGCCGGTGCGGTCACCGCAGGCGTCGTACTCCGCGGCGCCGGCGACAACCTGCCGCCGACCGGAGACGTCGGCCCGAAACCGAGTACGAGTGCCGGTACGCCGAGTCCGAGCGAGCCGGCACCGGTCGGCCGGACCAGCGAACCGACCAGCGGCGGATCGACCACGTCGACCACGTCGACGACGCCGACGAGCCCTACGAGCACCACTCCCAGTACGTCGACACCCACCACTCCGACGAGCACGCCGACATCGTCGCCCACACCGTCCACGCAGCCGTCACCGACGCCTACCCCGACGAAGTCCCCCTCGTCGGCCACCTCGTCACCGACGAGCCCGACCTCGTCAACGACGTCAACGCCCCCGACGACCTCGAACACCCCGGAACCGTCCGAAACCCCTGCTCCCTCGAACACACCGCCCCCGTCGAACACCCCGAATCCGCAATAG
- a CDS encoding aldo/keto reductase, with protein sequence MEYRNLGRTGLKVSEVCLGAMHFGGPTDEQTSVRILDEFAEAGGTFIDTADVYNAGESEAVLGRWLKGRDRDAFVIATKVYGGMGDGPNDDGLSRKHILSAVEASLRRLGTDYIDLYYTHVWDTATPIEETLATLDTLVTAGKVRYLGASNVTGWQLQKAVDVAGTHGYSALQPLYNLLDREAEWELLAICRNEGLGVMPWSPLRAGWLAGRFHRGMEAPPADSRVAAAAERGLLEAWDYYNNERTWNVLDALHEIAAETGHSVSQVALRWLIQTDPVTAPIIGPRTFEHYVDNIGAAGWSLTDEQFTRLTTVSEKPTVYPYDLLRNFQR encoded by the coding sequence ATGGAGTACCGCAATCTGGGGCGGACCGGGCTCAAGGTCAGCGAGGTGTGTCTCGGCGCGATGCACTTCGGCGGGCCGACCGACGAGCAGACCAGCGTCCGGATCCTCGACGAGTTCGCCGAGGCCGGCGGCACCTTCATCGACACGGCCGACGTGTACAACGCGGGTGAGTCGGAGGCGGTTCTCGGCCGCTGGCTGAAGGGCCGCGACCGCGACGCGTTCGTGATCGCCACGAAGGTGTACGGCGGGATGGGCGACGGACCGAACGACGACGGACTGAGCCGCAAGCACATCCTCTCCGCCGTGGAAGCGAGCCTGCGCCGCCTCGGCACCGACTACATCGACCTGTACTACACGCACGTCTGGGACACCGCGACGCCGATCGAGGAGACTCTCGCGACGCTCGACACGCTGGTCACGGCCGGCAAGGTCCGGTACCTCGGAGCGAGCAACGTCACCGGCTGGCAGCTGCAGAAGGCGGTCGACGTCGCCGGGACGCACGGTTACAGCGCGCTGCAGCCGCTGTACAACCTGCTCGACCGCGAGGCCGAGTGGGAGCTGCTGGCGATCTGCCGTAACGAGGGCCTCGGCGTGATGCCGTGGAGTCCGCTGCGCGCGGGATGGCTCGCGGGCCGCTTCCATCGCGGGATGGAGGCTCCGCCGGCGGACTCCCGGGTGGCCGCCGCGGCCGAGCGCGGGCTGCTGGAGGCGTGGGACTACTACAACAACGAGCGGACCTGGAACGTCCTCGACGCGTTGCACGAGATCGCGGCCGAGACCGGTCACAGCGTGTCGCAGGTGGCGCTGCGGTGGCTGATCCAGACCGATCCGGTCACCGCTCCGATCATCGGGCCGCGCACCTTCGAGCACTACGTCGACAACATCGGCGCCGCCGGCTGGTCTCTCACCGACGAGCAGTTCACCCGCCTGACCACGGTCAGCGAGAAGCCGACCGTCTATCCGTACGACCTGCTCCGCAACTTCCAGCGCTGA
- a CDS encoding PLP-dependent aminotransferase family protein, with the protein MAMQPTRAAWTVVLTLDGDGKLHRQVERALREAIRSGRVSTGTVLPPSRELAAQLGCSRWAVTQAYSQLVTEGYLTTRVGSGTWVSWVGRTTRPARSTAAAGVATYRFDLAPGAPDLRAFPRTRWAEAARAAARTVPTADLGYPDEQGYLPLRELLSDYLQRSRGAIAAASDIVIRSGVSASVAHLCAGLRARGIDRIAVEDPGWTRLRNVIESTGMRVEPVPVDHHGLDVGRLSGLRAVVVTAAHQFPTGVVLAPHRRLELIDWARRNDGVILEDDYDAEFRYDRSPVGTLQGMAPEHVVLLGSVSKTLSPAIGIGWFVAQGQWRGLLERPSGPGPSTLDQATFAELMGAGAYDRHLRAMQRRYGRRRDLVLTAVRRELPAWTIGGAAAGLHLTLTSPAGLDTRLLTTAARDAGTRIVPLAEYQIRTEGRDAGIVLGYGNIADNDVDPAIRSLAAAFATVSGAVGGEVP; encoded by the coding sequence ATGGCGATGCAGCCCACACGCGCGGCCTGGACTGTGGTGCTGACGCTGGACGGGGACGGAAAGCTGCACCGGCAGGTCGAGCGCGCGTTGCGGGAGGCGATCCGGTCGGGGCGGGTTTCGACCGGCACAGTGCTGCCGCCGAGCCGCGAACTGGCAGCGCAACTCGGCTGTTCGAGGTGGGCCGTCACGCAGGCGTACAGCCAGCTCGTGACGGAGGGCTACCTGACCACCCGGGTGGGCTCGGGGACGTGGGTCAGCTGGGTGGGCCGTACGACGCGGCCGGCCCGCAGTACGGCGGCTGCCGGCGTCGCGACGTACCGCTTCGACCTGGCTCCGGGCGCTCCTGACCTGCGGGCGTTCCCGCGGACGCGATGGGCCGAGGCGGCGCGGGCGGCAGCACGGACGGTACCGACGGCCGACCTCGGGTACCCGGACGAGCAGGGATATCTGCCGCTGCGCGAACTGCTGTCCGACTACCTCCAGCGCAGCCGAGGAGCGATCGCGGCCGCCTCCGACATTGTGATCCGCAGCGGAGTCAGCGCGAGCGTCGCCCACCTCTGCGCCGGACTGCGCGCGCGGGGGATCGATCGCATCGCGGTCGAGGATCCCGGCTGGACCCGCCTGCGCAACGTCATCGAGTCGACCGGAATGCGGGTGGAGCCGGTGCCGGTCGACCACCACGGTCTCGATGTCGGACGTCTCTCGGGGCTGCGGGCGGTGGTCGTCACCGCGGCGCATCAGTTCCCGACCGGGGTCGTACTCGCGCCGCATCGCCGGCTGGAACTGATCGACTGGGCCCGCCGGAACGACGGCGTGATCCTCGAGGACGACTACGACGCCGAGTTCCGGTACGACCGGAGTCCGGTCGGAACGTTGCAGGGGATGGCGCCGGAACACGTCGTACTGCTCGGCTCGGTGAGCAAGACGCTGAGTCCGGCGATCGGGATCGGCTGGTTCGTGGCGCAAGGGCAGTGGCGCGGCTTGCTGGAACGACCGTCCGGTCCGGGACCGTCCACTCTCGACCAGGCGACGTTCGCGGAGCTGATGGGCGCCGGCGCCTACGACCGGCATCTGCGCGCCATGCAGCGCCGCTACGGGCGCAGGCGGGATCTTGTTCTCACCGCGGTACGGCGTGAGTTGCCGGCGTGGACGATCGGCGGGGCCGCGGCCGGGCTCCACCTGACGTTGACGTCTCCGGCGGGCCTCGACACGAGGTTGCTCACGACGGCCGCGCGGGACGCCGGGACCCGGATCGTCCCGCTCGCCGAGTACCAGATCCGTACCGAGGGACGCGACGCCGGCATCGTGCTCGGGTACGGCAACATCGCCGACAACGACGTAGACCCGGCGATCCGATCCCTCGCCGCGGCCTTCGCGACAGTCTCAGGCGCGGTAGGTGGGGAAGTCCCGTAA
- a CDS encoding extracellular solute-binding protein — MNELSRRRLFQLSGAAAAGAVLAGCSNGSAPSSGAGGAKSIKWWDHFNPLKKLQEETFAAAQKEAGIAVQYTLHQTAKMGEALQLARQSDQLPDVHSNVGLKLPIPALVADGWYQPLQLSQEAQSKIDKSTLIEGVTTIDGKLFSFPIFNVRQYWAATWFNKELVEKAGLDPANPPQTYDEFRAAARKAQDASGGAHGWINNLGQPERMAEQTNFLANAAGFEGLNGQEFKTGDYAFHADPFVHVIEFMLSLKTDGLLMPGTNNMNDKVARARWSTGAAVYYLDGPWCAGVIKQDLAKFADKLDVGPMLVPDKGTPVTAYRGPQGGAFWVSGKSGKADLASKVLERLLTPEYAKGLAERMDQPPADLSVLETVDVHPAYKKLIDRFQKECFVAPVPVAKNPEISKVQKETKDVKPSLGEIVQGAFSGDVTDVRKALKTLSDKSNKERDRAFAAAKAKGAKVEENDYIFSNWKPRTDYTSTMYGG; from the coding sequence GTGAACGAGCTCAGTCGGCGTCGTCTGTTCCAGCTGAGTGGTGCGGCCGCCGCGGGCGCCGTACTCGCCGGCTGCAGCAACGGTTCGGCGCCAAGCAGCGGCGCGGGTGGCGCGAAGTCGATCAAGTGGTGGGACCACTTCAATCCGTTGAAGAAACTGCAGGAGGAGACCTTCGCGGCCGCCCAGAAGGAAGCGGGCATCGCGGTGCAGTACACGCTGCACCAGACCGCCAAGATGGGTGAGGCGCTGCAGCTCGCCCGGCAGAGCGACCAGTTGCCGGACGTGCACTCCAACGTCGGTCTCAAACTCCCCATCCCCGCGCTGGTCGCGGACGGCTGGTACCAACCGTTGCAGCTCTCGCAGGAGGCCCAGTCCAAGATCGACAAGAGCACCTTGATCGAGGGCGTGACCACCATCGACGGCAAGCTGTTCAGCTTCCCGATCTTCAACGTCCGCCAGTACTGGGCCGCGACCTGGTTCAACAAGGAGCTGGTGGAGAAGGCCGGACTGGACCCGGCGAACCCGCCGCAGACGTACGACGAGTTCCGGGCGGCGGCCCGGAAGGCGCAGGACGCGTCCGGTGGCGCGCACGGCTGGATCAACAACCTCGGCCAGCCGGAGCGGATGGCCGAGCAGACCAACTTCCTGGCCAACGCGGCCGGCTTCGAGGGCCTGAACGGACAGGAGTTCAAGACCGGGGACTACGCGTTCCACGCCGACCCGTTCGTCCACGTGATCGAGTTCATGCTGTCGCTGAAGACCGACGGGCTGTTGATGCCAGGCACCAACAACATGAACGACAAGGTGGCCCGGGCCCGCTGGTCGACCGGCGCGGCGGTCTACTACCTCGACGGTCCCTGGTGCGCCGGGGTGATCAAGCAGGACCTCGCGAAGTTCGCGGACAAGCTCGACGTCGGCCCGATGCTGGTGCCGGACAAGGGCACGCCCGTCACGGCGTACCGCGGTCCGCAGGGCGGCGCGTTCTGGGTGTCGGGTAAGTCCGGCAAGGCCGACCTGGCGAGCAAGGTGCTGGAGCGTCTCCTCACGCCGGAGTACGCGAAGGGGCTGGCCGAGCGGATGGACCAGCCGCCGGCCGATCTGTCGGTACTGGAGACGGTCGACGTGCACCCGGCGTACAAGAAGCTCATCGACCGGTTCCAGAAGGAATGCTTCGTGGCCCCCGTCCCGGTGGCGAAGAACCCCGAGATCTCGAAGGTCCAGAAGGAGACCAAGGACGTGAAGCCGAGTCTCGGGGAGATCGTCCAAGGCGCCTTCAGCGGCGACGTCACCGACGTACGTAAGGCGCTCAAGACGCTGTCGGACAAGTCGAACAAGGAGCGCGACCGCGCGTTCGCCGCGGCCAAGGCGAAGGGCGCCAAGGTCGAGGAGAACGACTACATCTTCTCCAACTGGAAGCCGCGCACCGACTACACCTCGACGATGTACGGCGGCTGA